The following proteins are encoded in a genomic region of Cryptomeria japonica chromosome 11, Sugi_1.0, whole genome shotgun sequence:
- the LOC131034635 gene encoding endo-1,4-beta-xylanase 5: protein MCKAFAAMEMYIFQAFCLEMKWVALCLLILCRTIAASSNETVEYDTSTYTECQIHPAAPLYGGGILVNPGFEDGTQGWTELIGKANLHIESENNGNKYVVATNRQMGNWTPSQKLENLSQDIKYTLSAWVQIRGAANSAFVKATVDIDNTTSLCAGNVMARNGCWSFLKGGFVPDWSPSYSKLYFESNNTDVDILVDSVSIQPFTEEEWCLQQQDRITKNRMRRVSLHVTDLQGNRLEEANVTVKQISRQFPLGSAITKTILGNEPYQRWFLKRFNTAVFENELKWYATEPKPGKLNYSLADQLLEFCDANGIQTRGHNIFWEDSRYIPSWVTSLDKEELQKAVRKRIESLVERYAGNFISWDVSNEMLHFSFYEEKLGPDASQDFFQAAQQIDPRTPMFMNDYNVIEDCADSEATADAYIQKLRKIRESGQVMEGIGLESHFSKPNIPFMRAVLEKLSTLGLPIWLTEVDVAKKFDHETQAAYLEEILREGFSFPAVEGIIMWTALGRNGCYQMCLTDNDFNNLPAGDSVDRLLAEWTTELDDMTDENGLFKFNGFFGDYEFSATYGQKNITKSMSVSQGDGVQHIYIQI from the exons ATGTGCAAGGCATTTGCTGCCATGGAAATGTATATATTCCAAGCATTTTGCCTTGAAATGAAATGGGTGGCGTTGTGTTTGTTGATTTTATGCAGAACAATCGCGGCCAGTTCAAATG AGACTGTTGAGTACGATACTTCTACTTATACAGAG TGCCAAATACACCCAGCAGCACCTCTTTACGGTGGAGGCATACTTGTTAATCCTGGTTTTGAAGATGGAACACAGGGCTGGACAGAATTAATTGGGAAGGCTAACTTGCATATAGAGTCTGAAAATAATGGCAATAAATACGTTGTGGCAACTAATCGCCAAATGGGGAATTGGACCCCATCACAGAAGCTAGAAAATCTAAGTCAAGATATAAAGTATACTCTCTCAG CATGGGTGCAGATCAGGGGAGCTGCAAACTCTGCCTTTGTGAAAGCAACTGTGGATATAGATAATACAACTTCTCTGTGTGCCGGGAATGTGATGGCTAGAAATGGATGCTGGTCTTTCCTCAAGGGCGGTTTTGTTCCTGACTGGTCCCCCTCTTATTCAAAGCTCTATTTTGAG AGTAACAATACAGATGTTGATATCTTAGTTGATAGCGTTTCCATACAGCCCTTTACAGAAGAAGAATGGTGTTTACAGCAACAAGATAGAATTACAAAG AATAGAATGAGAAGAGTGAGTCTTCATGTCACAGATCTGCAGGGCAACCGGCTGGAAGAGGCCAATGTCACAGTCAAGCAGATTTCTAGACAGTTTCCATTGGGTTCGGCAATAACAAAGACCATTCTTGGAAATGAACCATATCAG AGATGGTTCCTGAAGAGATTCAATACTGCTGTATTTGAGAACGAGCTGAAATGGTACGCGACAGAGCCTAAGCCAGGGAAGCTTAATTACAGCCTTGCAGATCAGCTGCTGGAGTTTTGCGATGCAAATGGCATCCAAACTCGTGGGCACAACATTTTCTGGGAGGATTCAAGATACATCCCTTCCTGGGTCACTTCCCTCGACAAGGAGGAATTGCAGAAAGCAGTCAGGAAGAGAATTGAGTCTTTAGTGGAGAGATATGCAGGCAATTTTATCAGCTGGGATGTGAGCAATGAGATGCTACATTTCTCATTTTATGAGGAAAAACTCGGGCCCGATGCTTCACAAGACTTCTTCCAGGCGGCCCAGCAGATTGATCCCCGGACACCCATGTTCATGAATGACTATAATGTCATCGAGGACTGCGCCGATTCTGAGGCCACAGCGGATGCTTACattcaaaaactcagaaaaatcaGAGAATCAGGACAAGTTATGGAAGGAATTGGGCTGGAAAGCCATTTCAGCAAACCAAATATTCCATTCATGAGGGCAGTTTTGGAGAAATTGAGTACTCTTGGCCTACCCATTTGGCTTACAGAGGTTGATGTTGCCAAAAAATTCGATCATGAAACCCAG GCTGCATATTTGGAGGAAATATTGAGAGAAGGATTTTCTTTTCCAGCAGTTGAGGGAATAATTATGTGGACTGCTCTTGGCCGAAATGGGTGTTACCAGATGTGTTTGACAGACAATGACTTCAATAATTTGCCAGCAGGAGACAGTGTTGACAGACTGCTGGCGGAATGGACAACTGAATTGGACGACATGACCGATGAAAATGGGTTATTCAAATTTAATGGATTCTTTGGAGATTACGAATTCTCTGCCACCTATGGCCAAAAGAATATCACCAAAAGCATGTCTGTCTCTCAAGGTGATGGAGTGCAGCACATATATATTCAGATCTGA